The genomic region acttccctcgccctgctggccacaccagTTCTGATACTAGCCAGGAGGCtgttggccctcttggccacctgagcacaccgCTGGCTCCTGTTCAGCCGCCTGCCCACCaatccccccagctcccttcccgccgggcagctttccagcctctctgcccccagcctgcagccttgcatggggttgttgtgccccaagtgcaggacgcggcacttggccttgttgaacctcgtACAGTTGGCCTcggcccatcggtccagcctatccaggtccctctgcagagcctttctGCCCTCAGGCACATCAACACTCCTGCCCACCTTGATGACCTCTGCTggcttgctgagggtgcatgCGATCCCCTCGACGTGCCCCCCGGCAGGTGGCGCTgtgggtgctggagcaggggaagtgTCCCTGGGAAGCGCCGTgcccttccctcagcctgttcTCCAGGCGGGGAGAGCGTGCAGCACTGGGGCCAAAGGAagggccgggggccgggcccTGGGCTCTTCCTAGTCCTTCCTGCGTGCCCAGAGCCATGGGGATGTGCCTGAgggcccagctctgccccgtggCCCCGAGGAACGGACGATGGACCCGGGAGAGAGAGAGGCGCCGGTGCTGGGAGTGAGGTTCCAAGCAGTTGGGGACTTTAATCAGAAAGAGTGCTGTGCAGGGAAAGGCCATGCTGAAAAACTTCACAAGGACCCTGGCATGATGTTGGGTCACGGGTGCGGGTGGGCATAAGGAGCTGTTTCTGCAGCGTGCTGAGGGCTGCGCAGGGACGGGTGCCCCCCCATGGGCACGGCCACTCGTTCCTGGGATTGGAGCCCCCTTTTGCAGCCGTGTCCCCAGGGTCTCCTTATGgcgctgtccccagggtgctgatGTCAATGTCGTCATAGCCCGTGTCCCCGTGGCACTGCGCCAGGGTGTCCCCGCCGTGGGGAGTGGGGGGCTCCTCCGGCACAGCCGCAGCATCGTCGTAACCATCCAGGGGGCcgtgcccaggctgggctgggggggctgtaCCAGGCAGGGAGGGGCGGGGGCTGAGCACGCAGCAAGAAGGGCCACATCCCCtcacctccccagcaccactgctcgtcTGTGACCCTTCTCCTTAGGTCCCCTGTGCCTTCCAGTTCCTGTTGAGTGCCCCTTCCTCTACCTGAGGCCTCCACGGGGTTGCTGTCCTCTTTGTTACTATCCCAGTTCTCATCTTGCAGCTTCATGCCTGAGCCCTTCGACAGGGAGCCTGTTGTGGAGAACAGGGCACTGGGTGCTtgtccagggatgggacagccccaggccccagggACGACCGTGCTCCCACCTGTGTGACTGGGCACCTCCTGGTACTCGGGCATCAGGCTGTAATCCAGCTCCTCGTACACGGCCTCAGAGCCGGGATCCATGGCTCTTATGGGGCCTGAAAGGCAGTAGCATTGCATCGGCATCCCCCTCTGTCCTCCATGATCCCAGGGGAACCCCCAAGGCAGTGCCCACCTCGGCGTTGCACCCGTGTGCGGTGTGcctgcacagccagggctgccaGAGCCAGGCACAGCAGCGTCCCCAGGAGCACGCACAGGACCGTGGGCACGGGCACGCTCCCCGACACTGCTGTCAGTGGGGCAACGCTGCTGGTGacacctgcagggatggccAGGGGCAGTGGGAGGCTGGGATCCGCacggcagcaggagcaggggtcagTGGGCACGGGCAGAGCCACCTGTGCAAGCAtccctgtgctggcagctgctaCCTGCAGTTGTGGTGGCCCCGCTCGTTCCCTCGGTGTCCTCGTCACAGGCGATGTGGGTGACCCCAGCGGGACCGCAGGACTGCAGGTGCCAGGGCGCCGAGAGGCAGCGCCAGAGCGAGGGGACCCCCTCCTGGCATtgcacccagcccagccaggcGGGGACCGAGCCCTGTGCGGGGACGGCCGCCAGCCTTCCCCCGGTGCCACAGCCCAGCTGGCGGCAGACAACGGCAGCTGTGGCGGGGCTGGTGTCGTTGGCGCACACGCGGCCCCACGTCCCCTCGTGCAGCACCTCCAGGTGcccgctgcagctgctgctgccccccgccAGACGCAGCAGCCCTGCAACAACAGGGGACAGCGGGGTCACGGCACCTCACGGGGCAGCGCGCACCCCACGGGCAGTGGGGACTGCTCCCCAGCTCAGGGATCACAGTGCTCACCTGAGCACACGGCACCGGCACCACCGCCCCGGTGGCAGCCAcgccgtgctggggctgggcagtcCCAGAGAGCCGCCTCcgtccccgagcagcccccggcACCCGGCCACAGCGTCCCCACGCCGGGCCCGAAGCGCTCAGAGCCGGGCGCCTCCAGGGCCCGTCCGCACCCCAGCTGGCGGCACACGACGTCGGCATGTGGCAGGTCCCAGGCGTCCTGGCAGACGGTGCCCCAGGTGCCCTCGCTGTACACCTCCACCCTGCCGGCGCagcgcccggggccgcccgccaGCCTCAGCCGCCGGCTGCCTGCACGGGAGGgccaggatggggctgggggcacccgcTGGGCACCCGCGGCCCTTCCCGGCGCACTCACCTGAGCAGGCAACGGCCGCCTCTGTGGGGCTGTGGCTGGGCGCTGCGGCAGGCCCCGAGGTGTTGCACTGTGCCAGGCGCTCCTCGGTGCCAGCACaccgcagctcctgcagctccacagGGCCCAAGCTGGCGGCTGGCACAGCGTAGACCTTCTCTGGCACACCGCAGCCCAGCTGCCGGCACGCCACGGAGGCAGCTCGGTCATCCCACGGCCCCGCAGTCACACGGGCCCAGTGCCTGGGGCTTGTGGCCACCTCCAGCCGCCCGTCGCAGCGGCTCTCCCCGTCCAGCAGCCGCAGGGGCTCAGCGTTGCCTGCAAGAGCCCAGCCATGCCATGGGGACTGGCACTGCTCCCCGCCTGCCACGGGTGCCCGCGTCCCCTGCACCCACCTGAGCAGTTGACGGCGGCGGCATGGCCAGGGGGGCAGGCgggctcccccagcaccgccaCGGGGCACTCGCCCGGGTGCCGCTCGCTCCCGCTGCAGCTCAGGGCATCGCGCCGCAGCGGCCCCGTCGCCGTGCCCGTCCCAAAATGGCCTCCTGGGGgcagggaggcggcggggccgcagCCCAGGTGGCGGCACAGGACGTGGGCGTCGGGCAGGTCCCAGGCGGTGGCACACAGggctccccatgtcccctgctcctccacctccacccgCCCGGCGCAGCCCGAGCCGCTATCCGCCAAACGGAAACCGGTGTAGGCTGCAGCGAAGAGAGGGTGCTTGGGAGGCAGCACAACAGGGACCCACTGGGCACATCACCCTGCAAGGGtccaccccagccccccagccccagcacttaCGTGAGCAGACGATAGCAGCGGGGCCAGCACAGGACTGGCCGTGGGTCGGCCGCCGGGCGCAGTTGGCGAGGAGTGGCTCGCTGCCGTTGCACTCAAAGGCGCCGTCCCAGAGCGGCCCCGTTGCTGCCCCAAAATGGCCGGCACCGGGGATGGCCACTGCCATgccgcagcccagctccctgcagaccACCTGGGCGGCCTTGAGGTCCACGTGGCCGTGGCAGACGGTGGCCCAGGCGCGGCCCTGCCGCACCTCCAGCCGCCCTGAGCAGGCGCCATCCCCTCCAGTCAGACGGGAGAACCCTGCCAGGAGAGGAGCGCTCTTGGGGCGGATGCGGACGAGGGGGCTCCCTGCAGAACCACATGTCCCCAGCACTCACCTTGGCAGACCACAGTGCTCTCGTGTTTAATTGGGCTGGTATATGGTCCCCAACCCCGAATCTTGCAGTCCCAGAGGGCCTTCTCATCCCCCTTACAGTTGATAAAGGCTAAGCTGATGGGACCATCTCCTTGAGCAAATTGGGAACCTTGGGAGGCGCCAGCAGCCGAGCCGCAGCCCATCTGCTGGCACACCACCTCGGCGTCCTCCATGTCCCAGGAGTCGTCCACCACCGTGCCCCAGCGTCCCCGCAGCTTCACCTCCACTCTCCCCTCACAGGGTCCCCTGCCAGCCGCCAGACGCAGCTCCAGCGCCTCTGTACCGGGCACCAACCTCAGTCCagtcctgggggtcccagcacggcatccccagcaccaccacccctCCTCACCTGTGCAGGTCACCCCCACGTCCCACTCGTGGCCACAGAACGGCTGGCCCCAGCCAAAGTGGAGGCATTCCTGCAAGGTGGCTTCTCCGCCTCGACAAAATGGATGCAGCCAGATGCGTCCCTTACCCTGCCCAAATGGGGCATACGGGGATGCCCGGGCCACCGCACCGCAGCCCAGCTGCCGGCACACCACGCCAGCGCCCCGGTGGTCCCAGTCGAAGTCGTAGCTGCAGACGGAGCCCCACTCGCCCTCGTGCTTCACCTCCACCCGGCCGGCGCAGCGCCCGCCGCCATCCACCAGccgcagctccccgctgcctgcGGGCAACCCCAGGGACCTTGCTGAGCCCGCGGGGtgcctgccccacggctgctccctgccccaccGCTTGCCCACTGCCCCAcggccagcccctgccccacggccagccCCACCACTCACCCCCGCAGAGCTGCACgcag from Anser cygnoides isolate HZ-2024a breed goose chromosome 5, Taihu_goose_T2T_genome, whole genome shotgun sequence harbors:
- the LOC136791017 gene encoding antigen WC1.1-like isoform X3 encodes the protein MTPEAEPSLIFGHRAGYWRLGPGRQQITLLIAAHKVPPPPPLAPASGGCLYIPLPAAGLRLALGAGWCLPEHWGCSSACSSAGVSGGAGRGAGAGRGAVGKRWGREQPWGRHPAGSARSLGLPAGSGELRLVDGGGRCAGRVEVKHEGEWGSVCSYDFDWDHRGAGVVCRQLGCGAVARASPYAPFGQGKGRIWLHPFCRGGEATLQECLHFGWGQPFCGHEWDVGVTCTGEEGWWCWGCRAGTPRTGLRLVPGTEALELRLAAGRGPCEGRVEVKLRGRWGTVVDDSWDMEDAEVVCQQMGCGSAAGASQGSQFAQGDGPISLAFINCKGDEKALWDCKIRGWGPYTSPIKHESTVVCQGFSRLTGGDGACSGRLEVRQGRAWATVCHGHVDLKAAQVVCRELGCGMAVAIPGAGHFGAATGPLWDGAFECNGSEPLLANCARRPTHGQSCAGPAAIVCSPYTGFRLADSGSGCAGRVEVEEQGTWGALCATAWDLPDAHVLCRHLGCGPAASLPPGGHFGTGTATGPLRRDALSCSGSERHPGECPVAVLGEPACPPGHAAAVNCSGNAEPLRLLDGESRCDGRLEVATSPRHWARVTAGPWDDRAASVACRQLGCGVPEKVYAVPAASLGPVELQELRCAGTEERLAQCNTSGPAAAPSHSPTEAAVACSGSRRLRLAGGPGRCAGRVEVYSEGTWGTVCQDAWDLPHADVVCRQLGCGRALEAPGSERFGPGVGTLWPGAGGCSGTEAALWDCPAPARRGCHRGGGAGAVCSGLLRLAGGSSSCSGHLEVLHEGTWGRVCANDTSPATAAVVCRQLGCGTGGRLAAVPAQGSVPAWLGWVQCQEGVPSLWRCLSAPWHLQSCGPAGVTHIACDEDTEGTSGATTTAGVTSSVAPLTAVSGSVPVPTVLCVLLGTLLCLALAALAVQAHRTRVQRRGPIRAMDPGSEAVYEELDYSLMPEYQEVPSHTGSLSKGSGMKLQDENWDSNKEDSNPVEASAPPAQPGHGPLDGYDDAAAVPEEPPTPHGGDTLAQCHGDTGYDDIDISTLGTAP
- the LOC136791017 gene encoding antigen WC1.1-like isoform X4: MVPARALGLLLCVQLCGGSGELRLVDGGGRCAGRVEVKHEGEWGSVCSYDFDWDHRGAGVVCRQLGCGAVARASPYAPFGQGKGRIWLHPFCRGGEATLQECLHFGWGQPFCGHEWDVGVTCTGEEGWWCWGCRAGTPRTGLRLVPGTEALELRLAAGRGPCEGRVEVKLRGRWGTVVDDSWDMEDAEVVCQQMGCGSAAGASQGSQFAQGDGPISLAFINCKGDEKALWDCKIRGWGPYTSPIKHESTVVCQGFSRLTGGDGACSGRLEVRQGRAWATVCHGHVDLKAAQVVCRELGCGMAVAIPGAGHFGAATGPLWDGAFECNGSEPLLANCARRPTHGQSCAGPAAIVCSPYTGFRLADSGSGCAGRVEVEEQGTWGALCATAWDLPDAHVLCRHLGCGPAASLPPGGHFGTGTATGPLRRDALSCSGSERHPGECPVAVLGEPACPPGHAAAVNCSGNAEPLRLLDGESRCDGRLEVATSPRHWARVTAGPWDDRAASVACRQLGCGVPEKVYAVPAASLGPVELQELRCAGTEERLAQCNTSGPAAAPSHSPTEAAVACSGSRRLRLAGGPGRCAGRVEVYSEGTWGTVCQDAWDLPHADVVCRQLGCGRALEAPGSERFGPGVGTLWPGAGGCSGTEAALWDCPAPARRGCHRGGGAGAVCSGLLRLAGGSSSCSGHLEVLHEGTWGRVCANDTSPATAAVVCRQLGCGTGGRLAAVPAQGSVPAWLGWVQCQEGVPSLWRCLSAPWHLQSCGPAGVTHIACDEDTEGTSGATTTAGVTSSVAPLTAVSGSVPVPTVLCVLLGTLLCLALAALAVQAHRTRVQRRGPIRAMDPGSEAVYEELDYSLMPEYQEVPSHTGSLSKGSGMKLQDENWDSNKEDSNPVEASGRGRGTQQELEGTGDLRRRVTDEQWCWGGEGMWPFLLRAQPPPLPAWYSPPSPAWARPPGWLRRCCGCAGGAPHSPRRGHPGAVPRGHGL
- the LOC136791017 gene encoding scavenger receptor cysteine-rich type 1 protein M130-like isoform X2; this translates as MTPEAEPSLIFGHRAGYWRLGPGRQQITLLIAAHKVPPPPPLAPASGGCLYIPLPAAGLRLALGAGWCLPEHWGCSSACSSAGVSGGAGRGAGAGRGAVGKRWGREQPWGRHPAGSARSLGLPAGSGELRLVDGGGRCAGRVEVKHEGEWGSVCSYDFDWDHRGAGVVCRQLGCGAVARASPYAPFGQGKGRIWLHPFCRGGEATLQECLHFGWGQPFCGHEWDVGVTCTEALELRLAAGRGPCEGRVEVKLRGRWGTVVDDSWDMEDAEVVCQQMGCGSAAGASQGSQFAQGDGPISLAFINCKGDEKALWDCKIRGWGPYTSPIKHESTVVCQGFSRLTGGDGACSGRLEVRQGRAWATVCHGHVDLKAAQVVCRELGCGMAVAIPGAGHFGAATGPLWDGAFECNGSEPLLANCARRPTHGQSCAGPAAIVCSPYTGFRLADSGSGCAGRVEVEEQGTWGALCATAWDLPDAHVLCRHLGCGPAASLPPGGHFGTGTATGPLRRDALSCSGSERHPGECPVAVLGEPACPPGHAAAVNCSGNAEPLRLLDGESRCDGRLEVATSPRHWARVTAGPWDDRAASVACRQLGCGVPEKVYAVPAASLGPVELQELRCAGTEERLAQCNTSGPAAAPSHSPTEAAVACSGSRRLRLAGGPGRCAGRVEVYSEGTWGTVCQDAWDLPHADVVCRQLGCGRALEAPGSERFGPGVGTLWPGAGGCSGTEAALWDCPAPARRGCHRGGGAGAVCSGLLRLAGGSSSCSGHLEVLHEGTWGRVCANDTSPATAAVVCRQLGCGTGGRLAAVPAQGSVPAWLGWVQCQEGVPSLWRCLSAPWHLQSCGPAGVTHIACDEDTEGTSGATTTAGVTSSVAPLTAVSGSVPVPTVLCVLLGTLLCLALAALAVQAHRTRVQRRGPIRAMDPGSEAVYEELDYSLMPEYQEVPSHTGSLSKGSGMKLQDENWDSNKEDSNPVEASGRGRGTQQELEGTGDLRRRVTDEQWCWGGEGMWPFLLRAQPPPLPAWYSPPSPAWARPPGWLRRCCGCAGGAPHSPRRGHPGAVPRGHGL
- the LOC136791017 gene encoding antigen WC1.1-like isoform X1; translation: MTPEAEPSLIFGHRAGYWRLGPGRQQITLLIAAHKVPPPPPLAPASGGCLYIPLPAAGLRLALGAGWCLPEHWGCSSACSSAGVSGGAGRGAGAGRGAVGKRWGREQPWGRHPAGSARSLGLPAGSGELRLVDGGGRCAGRVEVKHEGEWGSVCSYDFDWDHRGAGVVCRQLGCGAVARASPYAPFGQGKGRIWLHPFCRGGEATLQECLHFGWGQPFCGHEWDVGVTCTGEEGWWCWGCRAGTPRTGLRLVPGTEALELRLAAGRGPCEGRVEVKLRGRWGTVVDDSWDMEDAEVVCQQMGCGSAAGASQGSQFAQGDGPISLAFINCKGDEKALWDCKIRGWGPYTSPIKHESTVVCQGFSRLTGGDGACSGRLEVRQGRAWATVCHGHVDLKAAQVVCRELGCGMAVAIPGAGHFGAATGPLWDGAFECNGSEPLLANCARRPTHGQSCAGPAAIVCSPYTGFRLADSGSGCAGRVEVEEQGTWGALCATAWDLPDAHVLCRHLGCGPAASLPPGGHFGTGTATGPLRRDALSCSGSERHPGECPVAVLGEPACPPGHAAAVNCSGNAEPLRLLDGESRCDGRLEVATSPRHWARVTAGPWDDRAASVACRQLGCGVPEKVYAVPAASLGPVELQELRCAGTEERLAQCNTSGPAAAPSHSPTEAAVACSGSRRLRLAGGPGRCAGRVEVYSEGTWGTVCQDAWDLPHADVVCRQLGCGRALEAPGSERFGPGVGTLWPGAGGCSGTEAALWDCPAPARRGCHRGGGAGAVCSGLLRLAGGSSSCSGHLEVLHEGTWGRVCANDTSPATAAVVCRQLGCGTGGRLAAVPAQGSVPAWLGWVQCQEGVPSLWRCLSAPWHLQSCGPAGVTHIACDEDTEGTSGATTTAGVTSSVAPLTAVSGSVPVPTVLCVLLGTLLCLALAALAVQAHRTRVQRRGPIRAMDPGSEAVYEELDYSLMPEYQEVPSHTGSLSKGSGMKLQDENWDSNKEDSNPVEASGRGRGTQQELEGTGDLRRRVTDEQWCWGGEGMWPFLLRAQPPPLPAWYSPPSPAWARPPGWLRRCCGCAGGAPHSPRRGHPGAVPRGHGL
- the LOC136791017 gene encoding antigen WC1.1-like isoform X5, producing MVPARALGLLLCVQLCGGSGELRLVDGGGRCAGRVEVKHEGEWGSVCSYDFDWDHRGAGVVCRQLGCGAVARASPYAPFGQGKGRIWLHPFCRGGEATLQECLHFGWGQPFCGHEWDVGVTCTEALELRLAAGRGPCEGRVEVKLRGRWGTVVDDSWDMEDAEVVCQQMGCGSAAGASQGSQFAQGDGPISLAFINCKGDEKALWDCKIRGWGPYTSPIKHESTVVCQGFSRLTGGDGACSGRLEVRQGRAWATVCHGHVDLKAAQVVCRELGCGMAVAIPGAGHFGAATGPLWDGAFECNGSEPLLANCARRPTHGQSCAGPAAIVCSPYTGFRLADSGSGCAGRVEVEEQGTWGALCATAWDLPDAHVLCRHLGCGPAASLPPGGHFGTGTATGPLRRDALSCSGSERHPGECPVAVLGEPACPPGHAAAVNCSGNAEPLRLLDGESRCDGRLEVATSPRHWARVTAGPWDDRAASVACRQLGCGVPEKVYAVPAASLGPVELQELRCAGTEERLAQCNTSGPAAAPSHSPTEAAVACSGSRRLRLAGGPGRCAGRVEVYSEGTWGTVCQDAWDLPHADVVCRQLGCGRALEAPGSERFGPGVGTLWPGAGGCSGTEAALWDCPAPARRGCHRGGGAGAVCSGLLRLAGGSSSCSGHLEVLHEGTWGRVCANDTSPATAAVVCRQLGCGTGGRLAAVPAQGSVPAWLGWVQCQEGVPSLWRCLSAPWHLQSCGPAGVTHIACDEDTEGTSGATTTAGVTSSVAPLTAVSGSVPVPTVLCVLLGTLLCLALAALAVQAHRTRVQRRGPIRAMDPGSEAVYEELDYSLMPEYQEVPSHTGSLSKGSGMKLQDENWDSNKEDSNPVEASGRGRGTQQELEGTGDLRRRVTDEQWCWGGEGMWPFLLRAQPPPLPAWYSPPSPAWARPPGWLRRCCGCAGGAPHSPRRGHPGAVPRGHGL